Proteins encoded by one window of Pelorhabdus rhamnosifermentans:
- a CDS encoding helix-turn-helix domain-containing protein → MVSELKGFVENYGQVVTVAMLFDLCNAVGVKPSELIDDNAVSKKTKVLYHEIKKEAVNNREEALRDKKNEYKQNLDCLKVPKIFNNNRSLTCDEVAEYFRVQKSSVWSWIRDEKLNAIKFGNNYRIRPQDLKAFEESMFTKS, encoded by the coding sequence ATGGTAAGTGAATTAAAAGGATTTGTAGAAAATTATGGCCAGGTTGTGACAGTCGCTATGTTATTTGATTTGTGTAATGCTGTAGGCGTTAAGCCCTCAGAATTGATTGATGATAATGCAGTTTCAAAAAAAACGAAAGTTCTTTACCATGAAATTAAGAAGGAAGCTGTAAATAATAGAGAAGAAGCTTTAAGAGACAAGAAAAATGAGTATAAACAAAATTTAGATTGTCTTAAAGTACCAAAAATTTTCAATAATAATAGATCTTTAACATGTGATGAAGTAGCAGAATATTTTAGAGTCCAAAAATCGTCAGTTTGGAGTTGGATTCGTGATGAAAAGTTAAACGCTATTAAGTTTGGTAACAATTATCGAATTCGCCCACAAGATTTAAAAGCTTTTGAAGAATCGATGTTTACCAAATCTTGA
- a CDS encoding zeta toxin family protein: MIQGIIRPLGNNDFVEPFVKGVLQFSEKAKIRRAIEKIVDAEMCITAVEKDSTLKSTKFRDFEYKTDEQRIELRKKILSELISYQRLSNDDCLKLGKGGAKPLTNVISESQAYIITGLPASGKSGIATKIADEYGAYIVDSDYAKRKFPEYNHQYGAHLVHEESKLVTSTEQDFNLLDFCISKGHNLVFPTIGYDAQSLIDYAHMFNAKGYCVHLTLVSLDRKKAVIRAYERFVKTKRYVPLGLIFDQYSNEPILAYYRSKRSTMFKSHGAISTDVKFGQSPIFVEGDDGNPAMLYRE, encoded by the coding sequence ATGATCCAGGGTATAATACGCCCATTAGGAAATAATGATTTTGTTGAACCTTTTGTTAAAGGAGTTTTACAATTTTCAGAGAAAGCTAAGATAAGAAGGGCAATAGAAAAAATTGTTGATGCTGAAATGTGTATAACTGCGGTAGAGAAAGATTCAACATTAAAAAGTACTAAATTTAGGGATTTTGAATATAAAACAGATGAGCAAAGAATTGAATTACGGAAAAAAATATTATCCGAACTTATTAGTTACCAAAGATTAAGCAACGACGATTGTTTAAAGTTAGGAAAAGGAGGAGCGAAGCCGTTAACCAATGTAATATCTGAGTCACAGGCATACATAATAACTGGGTTACCAGCTTCAGGAAAATCAGGGATAGCTACAAAAATTGCTGATGAGTATGGAGCCTATATAGTAGATTCTGATTATGCTAAAAGAAAATTTCCTGAATACAATCACCAATATGGGGCTCATCTTGTCCACGAGGAATCAAAGCTAGTAACTTCTACCGAACAAGATTTTAATTTATTAGATTTTTGCATTTCTAAAGGACACAATCTCGTATTTCCGACAATAGGATATGATGCTCAGAGTCTCATAGATTACGCACATATGTTTAATGCAAAAGGATATTGTGTACATTTGACTCTAGTGAGCTTAGATCGTAAAAAAGCTGTAATTAGAGCATATGAGCGATTTGTAAAAACAAAAAGATATGTTCCGCTTGGGCTGATCTTTGATCAGTATAGTAATGAACCTATATTGGCATATTATAGATCAAAGAGGAGTACAATGTTTAAATCTCATGGGGCTATTTCGACCGATGTCAAGTTTGGTCAATCTCCTATTTTTGTTGAAGGTGATGATGGCAATCCGGCAATGCTATATAGAGAATAA